Proteins from one Anaerosoma tenue genomic window:
- the rpsG gene encoding 30S ribosomal protein S7, translated as MPRRASAQRREVVADPVYNNRLVTQLINKVLLDGKKSLAERIVYGAFDIIEQKMGQDPLSVFKKAMDNVRPTLEVKPKRVGGATYQVPIEVNSRRSTTLAIRWIVGYARKRREKTMAERLAGEIMDAANGLGASVKKREDLYKMAESNRAFSHYRW; from the coding sequence ATGCCAAGGCGTGCATCCGCACAGCGTCGTGAGGTGGTAGCCGATCCGGTCTACAACAACCGGTTGGTCACCCAACTCATCAACAAGGTGCTGCTCGACGGCAAGAAGTCGCTTGCCGAGCGCATCGTCTACGGCGCGTTCGACATCATCGAGCAGAAGATGGGTCAGGACCCGCTCTCCGTGTTCAAGAAGGCGATGGACAACGTCCGTCCGACCCTCGAGGTGAAGCCCAAGCGCGTGGGTGGCGCCACCTATCAGGTGCCGATCGAGGTCAACTCCCGTCGTTCGACGACGCTGGCTATCCGCTGGATCGTGGGTTATGCCCGCAAGCGTCGCGAGAAGACCATGGCCGAGCGGCTGGCCGGCGAGATCATGGACGCGGCGAACGGCCTGGGCGCCTCGGTGAAGAAGCGCGAGGACCTGTACAAGATGGCGGAGTCGAACCGCGCGTTCAGCCACTACCGCTGGTAG
- the rpsL gene encoding 30S ribosomal protein S12, with translation MPTINQLVRKGRSQAVDKSKTPALKGNPQKRGVCTRVYTTTPKKPNSALRKVARVRLTNQMEVTAYIPGIGHNLQEHSIVLVRGGRVKDLPGVRYKIIRGALDAAGVSKREQARSRYGVKKPK, from the coding sequence GTGCCCACCATCAATCAGCTGGTGCGCAAGGGCCGTTCCCAGGCCGTTGACAAGAGCAAGACGCCGGCGCTGAAGGGGAACCCCCAGAAGCGCGGCGTGTGCACGCGCGTGTACACCACCACGCCCAAGAAGCCGAACTCAGCGCTTCGCAAGGTCGCCCGTGTCCGTCTGACCAACCAGATGGAGGTCACGGCGTACATCCCTGGAATCGGCCACAACCTCCAGGAGCATTCGATCGTGCTCGTGCGTGGCGGTCGAGTGAAGGATCTTCCGGGTGTCCGCTACAAGATCATCCGGGGCGCCCTCGACGCGGCCGGCGTCAGCAAGCGTGAGCAGGCCCGTTCGCGTTACGGGGTCAAGAAGCCCAAGTAA
- a CDS encoding DNA-directed RNA polymerase subunit beta' has translation MLDVDVNNFDKLRIGLASSEQIRQWSRGEVKKPETINYRTLKPEKDGLFCEKIFGPTKDWECFCGKYKRVRFKGIICERCGVEVTRAKVRRERMGHIELAAPVSHIWYFKGVPSRMGYLLDIAPRDLEKVLYFASSIITSVNEEDREADLEMLRDELESDVQSLEADVAEEKAQIEAERDRLIAIAKGELEPEEGESFDEEVDPADRIKKLEAEAKRDIKDLEEELEERRDLLREAFDRFQKLAVKDLVNDETLYREMKLRYGDYFRGGMGAEAIQDLLRQIDMKVLSDDLKQQIDEGKGQKKQKAIKRLKVVSAFLHSDNRAEWMILEAIPVIPPDLRPMVQLDGGRFATSDLNDLYRRVINRNNRLKRLLDLGAPEIIVNNEKRMLQEAVDALFDNGRRGRPVTGPGNRPLKSISDMLKGKQGRFRQNLLGKRVDYSGRSVIVVGPELKLHQCGLPKVMALELFKPFVMKRLVDMEYAQNIKSAKRMVDRGRDVVWDVLEEVISDHPVMLNRAPTLHRLGIQAFEPILVEGKAIRLHPLVCTAFNADFDGDQMAVHLPLSAEAQAEARTLMLSTNNIKSPAHGRPLTVPSQDMVIGLYYLTTVREGAEGEGRFFASFDDAQLAYDSRADLDLQAVIKVRLTQDLVVEASTGVFEEMKAGDRIETTVGRITFNRSLPSDYPYINHDVDKKGISRIVEDCSVVYSTTQMGAILDEVKRLGFHYATRAGVTVGVYDAAVPEAKPEIIARSEDDVEKIEQQYDRGLITKDERHRQIVEVWTRATDEVGDAMAASFDKFNPIYMMAHSGARGNIKQVRQLAGMRGLMANPKGEILDRPIKANFREGLSVLEYFISTHGARKGLADTALRTADSGYLTRRLVDVAQDVIVRESDCGTDEAMEFRVSDDKGQPDHDLVGRCLLEPAADPKTGEVLIDAGDYIKNDKDMQRLADAGIETIRARTVMTCRASHGICQKCYGFDLAAGRPVDIGTAVGIIAAQSIGEPGTQLTMRTFHTGGVAGEDITHGLPRVTELFEARKPKGQAQLAEITGALTIEEGDKTRTLTVTAEDGKEKVYTISRRARLRPGIADGAAVEAGTQLTEGSVNPHDLLLLRGPKSVLGYIVREVQDVYASQGVDINDKHIEVIARQMMRKISVTEAGDTSYLPGQLVDRLQYEAENERVIAEGGEPAVGHSVLLGITKASLATDSFLSAASFQETTRVLTDAAIAGKSDELLGLKENVIIGKLIPAATGMKRYRSVKLTYRGQTAEWNAEEGGGPLPKFAPDELLELEAMLPGPAIDEGGLTEEETEALFADFDLDTSEETIDVSGFEGVVFDPDEAAPAADEPHQRLCEATFGDGTPCTHPAKEGSRYCGIHAKLADSDGLCRAFRVDGTPCPNKAKEGHYCGVHAKLESQGNDQ, from the coding sequence TTGCTCGACGTCGACGTCAACAACTTCGATAAGCTCCGCATCGGGCTTGCCAGCTCGGAGCAGATACGCCAGTGGTCACGCGGCGAGGTCAAGAAGCCCGAGACCATCAACTACCGCACGCTCAAGCCTGAGAAGGATGGCCTGTTCTGCGAGAAGATCTTCGGTCCTACCAAGGACTGGGAGTGCTTCTGCGGGAAGTACAAGCGCGTCCGCTTCAAGGGGATCATCTGCGAGCGCTGCGGCGTGGAGGTCACGCGTGCCAAGGTGCGCCGTGAGCGCATGGGCCATATCGAGCTCGCGGCCCCCGTCTCGCACATCTGGTACTTCAAGGGCGTGCCGAGCCGAATGGGCTACCTGCTCGACATCGCCCCGCGCGATCTTGAGAAGGTGCTCTACTTCGCGTCATCCATCATCACTTCGGTGAACGAGGAGGACCGCGAGGCCGATCTTGAGATGCTGCGTGATGAGCTCGAATCCGACGTGCAGTCCCTCGAAGCCGACGTGGCCGAGGAGAAGGCGCAGATCGAGGCCGAGCGCGACCGTCTCATCGCAATCGCGAAGGGCGAGCTCGAGCCCGAGGAGGGTGAGTCCTTCGACGAGGAGGTCGACCCCGCCGACCGTATCAAGAAGCTCGAAGCCGAAGCGAAGCGTGACATCAAGGACCTTGAGGAGGAACTCGAGGAGCGGCGCGATCTGCTCCGCGAGGCCTTCGACCGCTTCCAGAAGCTCGCGGTCAAGGACCTCGTCAACGACGAGACGCTCTACCGTGAGATGAAGCTCCGCTACGGCGACTACTTCCGTGGCGGCATGGGAGCGGAGGCCATCCAGGACCTGCTCCGCCAGATCGACATGAAGGTCCTGTCTGACGATCTGAAGCAGCAGATCGACGAGGGCAAGGGTCAGAAGAAGCAGAAGGCGATCAAGCGCCTCAAGGTCGTTTCCGCGTTCCTGCACTCGGACAACCGTGCCGAGTGGATGATCCTCGAGGCGATCCCCGTCATCCCGCCGGACCTGCGTCCGATGGTGCAGCTTGACGGTGGTCGCTTCGCGACATCGGATCTGAACGACCTGTACCGGCGCGTCATCAACCGCAACAACCGCCTCAAGCGGTTGCTCGACCTCGGCGCGCCCGAGATCATCGTGAACAATGAGAAGCGGATGTTGCAGGAGGCCGTGGACGCGCTCTTCGACAACGGTCGTCGCGGTCGCCCCGTCACGGGCCCGGGCAACCGTCCGCTCAAGTCCATCAGCGACATGTTGAAGGGCAAGCAGGGCCGCTTCCGTCAGAACCTGCTCGGTAAGCGCGTCGACTACTCCGGTCGCTCGGTCATCGTGGTGGGTCCGGAGCTGAAGCTCCATCAGTGCGGTCTGCCGAAGGTCATGGCGCTCGAGCTGTTCAAGCCGTTCGTCATGAAGCGGCTCGTGGACATGGAGTACGCGCAGAACATCAAGAGCGCCAAGCGCATGGTGGACCGCGGACGCGACGTGGTGTGGGACGTCCTCGAAGAGGTCATCTCAGACCACCCCGTCATGCTCAACCGTGCGCCTACGCTTCACCGCCTGGGCATCCAGGCGTTCGAGCCGATCCTCGTCGAGGGTAAGGCGATCCGCCTGCACCCGCTCGTGTGCACCGCGTTCAACGCGGACTTCGACGGCGACCAGATGGCCGTGCACCTGCCGCTTTCCGCGGAGGCGCAGGCCGAGGCCCGCACGCTCATGCTCTCCACCAACAACATCAAGAGCCCGGCGCACGGCCGTCCGCTGACCGTTCCTTCGCAGGACATGGTCATCGGCCTGTACTACCTCACCACAGTGCGCGAAGGCGCGGAGGGCGAAGGTCGCTTCTTCGCCAGCTTCGATGACGCGCAGCTCGCCTACGATAGCCGCGCCGATCTCGACCTGCAGGCCGTGATCAAGGTGCGTCTCACGCAGGACCTGGTCGTGGAGGCGTCGACAGGCGTCTTCGAGGAGATGAAGGCCGGCGACCGGATCGAGACGACGGTGGGACGCATCACGTTCAACCGCTCGCTCCCGTCCGACTACCCGTACATCAACCACGACGTGGACAAGAAGGGGATCTCCCGGATCGTCGAGGACTGCTCCGTCGTCTACTCGACCACACAGATGGGCGCGATCCTCGATGAGGTCAAGCGCCTCGGGTTCCACTACGCCACGCGGGCCGGCGTCACCGTCGGCGTGTACGACGCCGCCGTTCCGGAGGCCAAGCCTGAGATCATCGCCCGGTCAGAAGACGACGTCGAGAAGATCGAGCAGCAGTACGATCGTGGTCTCATCACGAAGGACGAGCGGCATCGCCAGATCGTCGAGGTGTGGACCCGTGCCACCGATGAGGTGGGCGACGCCATGGCTGCGAGTTTCGATAAGTTCAACCCCATCTACATGATGGCCCACTCGGGTGCTCGAGGTAACATCAAGCAGGTCCGTCAGCTCGCCGGTATGCGAGGCCTGATGGCCAACCCCAAGGGTGAGATCCTCGACCGCCCGATCAAGGCCAACTTCCGGGAAGGCCTGTCGGTGCTGGAGTACTTCATCTCCACGCACGGCGCCCGCAAGGGTCTGGCCGACACCGCGCTCAGGACCGCCGACTCCGGGTACCTCACCCGTCGTCTGGTCGACGTCGCGCAGGACGTCATCGTCCGCGAGAGCGACTGCGGTACCGACGAGGCGATGGAGTTCCGCGTCAGCGACGACAAGGGTCAGCCTGACCACGATCTCGTCGGCCGCTGCCTGCTGGAGCCGGCGGCCGATCCAAAGACCGGTGAGGTCCTGATCGATGCTGGCGATTACATCAAGAACGACAAGGATATGCAGCGTCTCGCCGACGCCGGGATCGAGACGATCCGGGCGCGGACGGTCATGACGTGCCGGGCGTCGCACGGCATCTGTCAGAAGTGCTACGGCTTCGATCTGGCTGCGGGCCGTCCGGTGGATATCGGCACCGCTGTCGGCATCATCGCCGCACAGTCCATCGGTGAGCCGGGCACGCAGCTCACGATGCGTACGTTCCACACGGGCGGCGTCGCCGGTGAAGACATCACGCACGGTCTGCCGCGTGTCACCGAGCTCTTCGAAGCACGCAAGCCGAAGGGCCAGGCACAGCTCGCCGAGATCACAGGCGCGCTGACCATCGAAGAAGGCGACAAGACGCGCACGCTCACTGTCACGGCCGAGGACGGCAAGGAGAAGGTCTACACGATCTCCCGCCGTGCACGCCTGCGTCCGGGCATCGCCGACGGCGCAGCCGTGGAGGCCGGTACCCAGCTGACCGAGGGCTCCGTGAACCCGCACGACCTGTTGCTGCTTCGCGGCCCCAAGTCGGTCCTCGGCTACATCGTGCGTGAGGTCCAGGACGTCTACGCGAGCCAGGGCGTGGACATCAACGACAAGCACATCGAGGTCATCGCTCGCCAGATGATGCGCAAGATCTCGGTCACCGAGGCGGGGGACACCTCGTACCTGCCGGGCCAGCTGGTCGACCGCCTGCAGTACGAGGCGGAGAACGAGCGCGTGATCGCCGAAGGCGGAGAGCCCGCAGTGGGCCACTCGGTGCTGCTGGGCATCACGAAGGCCTCGCTGGCGACCGACAGCTTCCTGTCGGCGGCTTCGTTCCAGGAGACCACGCGCGTGCTCACCGACGCCGCGATCGCGGGCAAGTCGGACGAGCTGCTCGGCCTCAAGGAGAACGTCATCATCGGCAAGCTGATCCCGGCCGCCACGGGCATGAAGCGCTACCGGTCGGTGAAGCTCACGTACCGCGGCCAGACCGCTGAGTGGAACGCCGAGGAGGGTGGCGGCCCGCTACCCAAGTTCGCGCCCGATGAGCTGCTCGAGCTGGAAGCCATGCTGCCCGGACCCGCCATCGATGAAGGCGGCCTGACGGAGGAGGAGACGGAGGCGCTCTTCGCCGACTTCGATCTCGACACCTCCGAGGAGACCATCGACGTGAGCGGATTCGAGGGCGTCGTGTTCGATCCCGATGAGGCGGCTCCGGCAGCTGACGAGCCACATCAGCGGCTGTGCGAGGCGACGTTCGGTGACGGAACCCCGTGCACCCATCCCGCCAAGGAGGGGTCGCGGTACTGTGGGATCCACGCGAAGCTCGCCGACTCCGACGGCCTGTGCCGGGCCTTCAGGGTGGACGGCACGCCTTGTCCCAACAAGGCGAAGGAAGGCCACTACTGCGGCGTCCACGCCAAACTGGAGTCGCAGGGGAACGACCAGTAG
- the rpoB gene encoding DNA-directed RNA polymerase subunit beta — protein sequence MPREAGSPVPAGARLRRSFAKIPEILEVPNLIAIQTDSFKWFLEEGLQDTFQDISPISDFTDTLAVEFGAHEFGDAKYSVEECKEKDMSYQAPLFVEVRFINKETGEMKEQQVFMGDFPLMTDRGTFVINGTERVVVSQLVRSPGAYFKWDVRNNKSYAVGSVIPSRGAWLEFEIGRPWFSWVAAGRPMEIDKQFGEAYVRVDRKRKVPATVLIRALGIAETEEEMVDILGDTFVVRQTLARDHTTTREEALIELYKRLRPGEPANVESARSLLDGLFFNPQRYDLGKVGRFMLNRKLEVSIPEEVHTLTNEDVVGMLKFLVGLWEQDYREHITDDVASTIRAKFETVRLGDADRGYEIDDIDHFGNRRVRSVGELIQNQFRIGLARMERVVRERMTTQDVEQITPQSLINIRPIVASIKEFFGSSQLSQFMDQTNPLSGLTHKRRVSALGPGGLSRERAGFEVRDVHPSHYGRMCPIETPEGPNIGLIGSLATFARINPYGFIETPYRTVVKGKVTDEIVYLTADAEEAYIIAQAAEPIDPKTGKFLNERVLCLTKGGNPEDVEPERVDLMDVSARQIVSVATALIPFLEHDDANRALMGSNMQRQAVPLLTPSAPLIGTGMEYRAAVDTGEILIARRAGTVSYVDSMAIEVTTKDGVDRYVLPKFTRSNQGTCINHRPLVATGDKVIEGQVLADGPSTEAGEMALGQNLLVAFMPWEGYNYEDAIILSERVVRDDLLTSIHIEEYEVEARDTKLGPEEITREIPNVGEDVLANLDEDGIIRIGAEVFPGDVLVGKVTPKGETELTAEERLLRAIFGEKAREVRDTSLKVPHGETGRVIAVHKMSRDNGDDLNPGVNELVRVYVAQKRKIQEGDKLAGRHGNKGVISKILPIEDMPFLADGTPVDIILNPLGVPSRMNIGQLLETHLGWAARVGWSDEAKQTAPVAGPIHIATPVFDGAKEHEISETLAKADRNVKLQAKDRYGKRVYDPVVPTISDEGKTQLFDGRTGEPFRQPVTIGMIYILKLLHLVDDKIHARSTGPYSLITQQPLGGKAQFGGQRFGEMEVWALYAYGAAYVLQEILTIKSDDVLGRVKAYEAIVKGENIPEPGIPESFKVLVKEMQSLCLDVEIVSETGEEIELKEDEDDVFRTAEELGLDLTGMESARPGGGRGGADDGSDESLDDLDTSEIDLSLEFSGDDDNALGGDE from the coding sequence GTGCCGCGCGAAGCAGGTTCCCCCGTTCCCGCAGGTGCTCGCCTGCGCCGTTCGTTCGCGAAGATCCCGGAGATCCTAGAGGTCCCCAATCTCATCGCGATACAGACAGACAGTTTCAAATGGTTCCTCGAAGAGGGACTCCAGGACACGTTCCAGGACATATCTCCGATCAGCGACTTCACCGACACGCTTGCGGTGGAGTTCGGCGCGCACGAGTTCGGTGACGCGAAGTACTCCGTGGAGGAGTGCAAGGAGAAGGACATGTCCTACCAGGCGCCCTTGTTCGTGGAGGTGCGCTTCATCAACAAAGAGACCGGCGAGATGAAGGAGCAGCAGGTCTTCATGGGCGATTTCCCGCTCATGACCGATCGCGGCACCTTCGTCATCAACGGCACCGAGCGCGTGGTCGTATCGCAGTTGGTGCGGTCACCCGGCGCGTACTTCAAGTGGGATGTGCGTAACAACAAGAGCTACGCGGTCGGATCGGTCATCCCGAGCCGCGGCGCGTGGCTGGAGTTCGAGATCGGCCGCCCGTGGTTCTCATGGGTGGCAGCCGGTCGTCCGATGGAGATCGACAAGCAGTTCGGCGAGGCGTACGTGCGCGTCGACCGCAAGCGCAAGGTGCCGGCAACGGTGCTCATCCGCGCGTTGGGCATCGCGGAGACCGAGGAGGAGATGGTCGACATCCTCGGGGACACCTTCGTGGTGCGCCAGACGCTCGCACGCGACCACACGACCACCCGCGAAGAGGCTCTGATCGAGCTGTACAAGCGACTCCGTCCCGGCGAGCCCGCGAACGTGGAGTCCGCACGGTCGCTCCTCGACGGCCTCTTTTTCAACCCGCAGCGCTACGATCTCGGCAAGGTCGGCCGGTTCATGTTGAACCGCAAGCTCGAAGTGTCGATCCCCGAGGAGGTCCACACGCTCACGAACGAGGACGTCGTGGGCATGCTGAAGTTCCTCGTCGGCCTGTGGGAGCAGGACTACCGCGAGCACATCACGGACGATGTCGCTTCCACGATCCGCGCCAAGTTCGAGACCGTCCGGCTCGGTGACGCCGATCGCGGCTACGAGATCGACGACATCGACCACTTCGGCAACCGTCGGGTGCGAAGCGTGGGAGAGTTGATCCAGAACCAGTTCCGCATCGGTCTGGCGCGCATGGAGCGCGTGGTCCGTGAGCGCATGACGACGCAGGATGTGGAGCAGATCACGCCGCAGTCGCTCATCAACATCAGGCCGATCGTGGCCTCGATCAAGGAGTTCTTCGGCTCCTCGCAGCTCTCGCAGTTCATGGACCAGACCAACCCGCTCTCCGGCCTCACGCACAAGCGTCGCGTCTCGGCCCTCGGCCCCGGCGGTCTGTCGCGCGAGCGTGCCGGCTTCGAAGTCCGTGACGTGCATCCGTCGCACTACGGTCGCATGTGCCCCATCGAGACGCCTGAAGGCCCGAACATCGGCCTCATCGGCTCTCTGGCCACGTTCGCCCGCATCAACCCGTACGGCTTCATCGAGACGCCGTACCGCACGGTGGTCAAGGGCAAGGTGACCGACGAGATCGTCTACCTCACGGCGGATGCCGAGGAAGCCTACATCATCGCCCAGGCGGCGGAGCCGATCGACCCCAAGACCGGCAAGTTCCTGAACGAGCGCGTGCTGTGCCTCACCAAGGGCGGGAACCCGGAGGACGTGGAGCCCGAGCGCGTCGACCTGATGGACGTGAGCGCCCGCCAGATCGTCTCGGTCGCCACCGCGCTCATCCCGTTCCTTGAGCATGACGACGCCAACCGCGCCCTGATGGGCTCGAACATGCAGCGCCAGGCGGTCCCGCTCCTCACTCCGTCAGCGCCGTTGATCGGCACCGGTATGGAGTATCGCGCGGCGGTCGACACGGGCGAGATCCTGATCGCCCGGCGTGCCGGCACCGTGTCGTATGTCGACAGCATGGCGATCGAGGTCACCACCAAAGACGGTGTCGATCGTTACGTGCTCCCCAAGTTCACGAGGTCGAACCAGGGGACCTGCATCAACCATCGTCCGCTTGTCGCCACTGGTGACAAGGTCATCGAGGGTCAGGTGCTCGCTGACGGACCGTCTACCGAGGCTGGCGAGATGGCCCTCGGCCAGAACCTGCTCGTGGCGTTCATGCCGTGGGAGGGCTACAACTACGAGGACGCGATCATCCTTTCGGAGCGGGTGGTCCGCGACGACCTCCTCACCTCGATACACATCGAGGAGTACGAGGTGGAGGCGCGCGACACCAAGCTCGGCCCGGAGGAGATCACGCGCGAGATCCCGAACGTCGGCGAGGACGTCCTGGCCAACCTCGACGAGGACGGCATCATCCGCATCGGCGCCGAGGTCTTCCCCGGTGACGTGCTCGTGGGCAAGGTCACACCAAAGGGTGAGACCGAGCTCACCGCCGAGGAGCGGCTGCTTCGCGCGATCTTCGGTGAGAAGGCGCGCGAGGTGCGTGACACCTCGCTGAAGGTGCCGCACGGCGAGACCGGCCGTGTGATCGCCGTCCACAAGATGAGCCGCGACAACGGTGACGACCTCAACCCGGGTGTGAACGAGCTCGTCCGGGTGTACGTCGCCCAGAAGCGCAAGATCCAGGAGGGCGACAAGCTCGCCGGACGTCACGGCAACAAGGGTGTCATCTCCAAGATCCTCCCGATCGAGGACATGCCGTTCCTGGCCGACGGCACGCCGGTCGACATCATCCTCAACCCGCTCGGCGTGCCGAGCCGAATGAACATCGGGCAGCTGCTCGAGACGCACCTCGGCTGGGCCGCACGCGTAGGCTGGAGCGACGAAGCCAAGCAGACCGCGCCGGTAGCGGGGCCGATCCACATCGCCACGCCGGTGTTCGACGGCGCCAAGGAGCATGAGATATCCGAGACGCTCGCCAAGGCCGACCGCAACGTCAAGCTCCAGGCGAAGGACCGGTACGGCAAGCGTGTGTACGACCCGGTCGTGCCCACGATCTCCGACGAGGGCAAGACCCAGCTGTTCGACGGACGTACCGGCGAGCCGTTCCGCCAGCCGGTCACCATCGGCATGATCTACATCCTGAAGCTGCTGCACCTGGTGGACGACAAGATCCACGCGCGTTCCACGGGCCCGTACTCGCTGATCACCCAGCAGCCGCTGGGAGGCAAGGCGCAGTTCGGTGGCCAGCGTTTCGGTGAGATGGAAGTCTGGGCGCTGTATGCCTATGGCGCCGCGTACGTGCTCCAGGAGATCCTCACCATCAAGTCCGACGACGTCCTCGGACGTGTGAAAGCGTACGAGGCCATCGTCAAGGGTGAGAACATCCCTGAGCCTGGTATCCCCGAGAGCTTCAAGGTCCTCGTCAAGGAGATGCAGTCGCTGTGTCTCGACGTGGAGATCGTCTCGGAGACTGGCGAGGAGATAGAGCTCAAGGAGGACGAGGACGACGTGTTCCGCACCGCTGAGGAGCTCGGACTCGACCTCACCGGGATGGAAAGCGCGCGTCCCGGTGGCGGGCGCGGTGGCGCGGACGACGGGTCGGACGAGTCTCTCGACGACCTGGACACGTCGGAGATCGACCTCTCGCTGGAGTTCAGCGGGGACGATGACAACGCCCTTGGTGGCGACGAGTAG